A DNA window from Coffea arabica cultivar ET-39 chromosome 6c, Coffea Arabica ET-39 HiFi, whole genome shotgun sequence contains the following coding sequences:
- the LOC113692875 gene encoding cadmium/zinc-transporting ATPase HMA3 yields the protein MMKKNMVAHASASHGEDGEEKKIQKSYFDVLGICCPSEVPLIENILKSMDGVKDVSVIVPTKTVIVLHDSILTSQLQIVKALNKARLEASIRVQGVNSAQKKWPSPYAIASGVLLLLSFLKYFYYPFHWLALGSVAFGIIPIIFRALSALRNLTLGDINILLVITVAGSIVLRDYWEAATIVFLFTISEWLESLASHKATAAMSSLLNLVPQRAVLAETGEEVDVNDVKVNSVLAVKGGEIIPIDGVVVEGNCDVDEKTLTGESFPAIKQKDSNVWAGTINVNGYISIRTTELAEDCVVARMTKLVEEAQNNKSRTQRFIEKFAKYYTPAIVLMSAALAVIPASLRVHNQKQWYHIALVVLVSACPCALILSTPVAIFCALTKAAKSGVFFKGADYLETLANVKVMAFDKTGTVTRAEFEVTEFRSLLDDCSLSNMLYWVSSIESKSSHPMAAALVDLAQSHQVEPKPDKVEKFQDYPGEGIYGRIDGKEIYIGNSKISARAGCPSVPKLGGNIDEGKSVGYIFVGSTPAGIFSLADVCRTGAKEALKELKSAGIKTVMLTGDSYAAARHAQDQLGGALDAVHAELLPQDKAKIIEDYQKLAYTAMIGDGINDAPALATADIGISMGISGSALATETGHVILMTNDIRRIPKVARLARRVRRKILENMILSVATKGSIVALAIAGHPLVWAAVLADVGTCLLVILNSMLLLREKPKHQRKCCKSSAASALDNKQNKKCSGRDSLHILPCCSAIIPQEHCNVKSCCSRNSAPRHQSGPQSSSSSSCRSSKIADYTDKHSCCGNGKGIQMAKCSNLGSDNSDLEHIGELSTHQHGELSCSKSIKMLGKSLSPAKEDNGKSSESDLLHTHQPCCHAIKPQKQCEVDTCFSKNCAPTYQSGALSSSSRGSCKKSEFKNKKSCCERDKQARKPKCCNRGSCKGNPEHIGLSTHHHGESNCSESSKRHAFDDGVNEIEQCSSFNCKSCGSSVQDSQLSSKTEVEVKLCPDHPKDHITADEELGEPKRFCCGHDQGDNFQSLCKDHSADCSPPYQQTTTDILGGHNHVGCGAPRACLSKRHVGGCCESFRKECCVHGGHFEAGFRGGLSEIVIE from the exons ATGATGAAGAAAAACATGGTTGCACATGCTAGTGCTAGTCATGGAGAAGATGGTGAAGAGAAGAAGATTCAGAAAAGCTACTTTGACGTGCTGGGAATTTGTTGCCCTTCAGAAGTTCCATTGATTGAGAACATTCTCAAATCAATGGATGGAGTGAAAGATGTTTCAGTAATTGTCCCAACGAAAACAGTTATTGTTCTCCATGATAGTATTCTCACTTCTCAGTTGCAAATAG TTAAAGCACTGAATAAAGCAAGATTGGAGGCAAGTATTAGAGTACAAGGCGTCAATAGTGCCCAAAAAAAATGGCCTAGTCCATATGCAATTGCTTCTGGGGTATTACTTTTGCTGTCCTTTCTCAAATATTTCTACTACCCCTTTCACTGGCTAGCACTTGGATCTGTGGCATTTGGTATCATTCCCATTATTTTTAGAGCTCTATCTGCACTTCGCAATCTCACACTAGGGGATATCAACATCCTTCTTGTGATTACAG TTGCGGGTTCAATTGTTTTGCGCGATTATTGGGAAGCTGCCACAATTGTCTTCCTGTTTACCATATCAGAATGGTTAGAGTCACTAGCAAGTCACAAG GCCACTGCAGCAATGTCATCATTACTTAATTTAGTCCCACAAAGAGCTGTTTTAGCTGAAACTGGGGAAGAAGTTGATGTTAATGATGTGAAGGTGAATTCAGTTCTTGCTGTTAAGGGTGGTGAGATTATTCCCATTGATGGAGTTGTTGTAGAGGGGAATTGTGATGTAGATGAGAAGACTTTGACTGGAGAATCGTTTCCAGCTATCAAGCAGAAGGACTCCAATGTTTGGGCTGGCACCATTAATGTCAATG ggtACATTAGCATTAGAACTACAGAGCTTGCTGAAGATTGCGTGGTGGCAAGAATGACAAAGCTTGTAGAAGAGGCGCAGAACAACAAATCTAGAACTCAAAGATTCATAGAGAAGTTTGCAAAGTATTATACACCAG CCATTGTGTTAATGTCAGCTGCTTTGGCAGTGATTCCAGCTTCATTAAGAGTTCACAATCAGAAACAATGGTACCACATTGCTTTGGTTGTTCTAGTCAGTGCTTGTCCGTGTGCGCTTATCCTCTCTACGCCTGTAGCTATCTTCTGTGCACTTACAAAGGCTGCAAAATCAGGTGTATTCTTTAAGGGAGCAGATTATCTTGAGACGCTAGCTAATGTAAAAGTTAtggcgtttgataaaactggtACGGTAACTAGAGCAGAATTTGAAGTGACAGAATTTAGATCTCTGCTGGATGATTGTAGCCTAAGCAATATGCTTTACTG GGTTTCAAGTATTGAGAGTAAGTCAAGTCATCCTATGGCAGCTGCACTGGTTGACCTTGCACAATCACATCAGGTTGAACCGAAACCTGACAAAGTTGAGAAATTTCAGGATTATCCTGGTGAAGGAATCTATGGCAGAATTGATGGGAAAGAAATCTACATAGGAAATTCAAAAATCTCAGCAAGAGCAGGATGTCCCTCTG TTCCCAAACTAGGAGGAAATATTGATGAAGGGAAGTCGGTGGGCTACATATTCGTGGGGTCAACTCCTGCTGGAATTTTTAGCCTTGCTGATGTCTGTCGAACCGGAGCAAAAGAAGCGTTAAAAGAGCTTAAATCAGCAGGCATCAAAACGGTCATGCTAACAGGGGATAGCTATGCAGCAGCCAGACATGCACAAGATCAG TTAGGAGGTGCTCTAGATGCTGTCCATGCTGAGCTCCTGCCACAAGATAAGGCAAAAATTATTGAGGACTACCAGAAGTTAGCCTACACAGCCATGATTGGTGATGGAATTAATGATGCCCCTGCATTAGCTACTGCTGACATTGGTATATCAATGGGCATTTCCGGCTCAGCGCTTGCAACAGAAACCGGTCATGTCATTCTAATGACAAATGACATTCGGAGAATACCAAAAGTTGCACGTCTGGCTAGAAGAGTCCGAAGAAAAATACTTGAGAATATGATTCTTTCAGTTGCAACCAAAGGTTCTATAGTAGCCTTGGCCATAGCAGGCCATCCACTAGTTTGGGCTGCTGTCTTGGCTGATGTCGGGACATGCTTGCTGGTGATCTTAAACAGCATGCTTCTACTTAGAGAAAAGCCAAAACACCAGAGAAAATGTTGCAAATCTTCTGCTGCATCAGCACTGGACAACAAACAGAACAAGAAATGTTCAGGAAGAGATTCACTGCATATTCTTCCCTGTTGTTCTGCAATAATACCACAAGAACACTGCAACGTGAAGTCATGCTGTTCCAGGAACAGTGCTCCAAGACATCAATCTGGTCCACAAAGCAGCAGTTCAAGCTCATGCAGAAGTAGTAAAATTGCAGATTACACTGACAAGCATAGTTGCTGTGGAAATGGTAAGGGAATCCAAATGGCAAAATGCTCAAATCTTGGAAGCGATAATAGTGATCTTGAACATATAGGAGAATTAAGCACACATCAGCATGGAGAGCTTAGTTGTTCAAAGTCAATAAAAATGCTTGGCAAAAGTTTATCACCTGCCAAAGAAGACAATGGGAAAAGTTCTGAAAGTGATTTGCTGCATACTCATCAGCCTTGTTGTCATGCAATTAAGCCTCAAAAACAGTGTGAGGTGGATACATGCTTCTCCAAGAACTGTGCTCCAACATATCAGTCAGGTGCATTGAGTTCCAGCTCCAGAGGTAGTTGTAAAAAGTCAGAGTTCAAGAACAAAAAAAGTTGCTGTGAACGTGATAAACAAGCTCGAAAGCCAAAATGCTGTAATCGTGGAAGCTGCAAAGGTAATCCTGAACATATAGGATTGAGCACACATCATCATGGAGAAAGCAATTGTTCAGAGTCATCCAAAAGGCATGCATTTGATGATGGGGTAAATGAGATCGAACAGTGTTCCTCTTTCAATTGCAAATCTTGTGGCTCTTCTGTTCAGGATTCCCAACTGAGTTCCAAAACTGAAGTTGAGGTGAAACTTTGCCCAGATCATCCAAAAGATCACATCACTGCAGATGAAGAATTAGGTGAGCCgaaaagattttgttgtggtCATGATCAGGGGGACAATTTTCAATCTTTGTGCAAGGATCATTCTGCAGACTGCAGTCCACCATATCAACAAACGACCACTGATATTTTAGGAGGCCACAACCATGTTGGCTGCGGAGCCCCAAGAGCTTGCTTGTCAAAGAGACATGTTGGTGGATGTTGTGAGAGTTTTAGGAAAGAATGTTGTGTTCACGGTGGACATTTTGAAGCCGGTTTCAGAGGAGGTTTGTCAGAAATTGTCATTGAATAA